The following is a genomic window from Enterobacteriaceae endosymbiont of Donacia sparganii.
TATGAGCAGCTAACAATTTTTCTTTTAATCCTCCAATAGCTAAAACTTGTCCTCTTAAAGTAATTTCTCCAGTCATAGCTACATTAGCTTTTACAGGATTATTAGTTAAACTAGATACGAGAGCTGTACACATAGATATACCAGCACTAGGCCCATCTTTTGGTGTTGCTCCTTCTGGAACATGAACGTGAATATCTATATTTTTATAAAATTCAGTATTAATATTTAATTTTTTAGTTCTTGCTTTTACTACAGTTAAAGCAGTCTGTATTGATTCTTGCATAACTTCTCCTAAAGAACCTGTATATGTTAATTTTCCTTTACCTGGAATACATACAGTTTCAATAGTTAATAATTCTCCTCCAACTTCTGTCCATGCTAATCCAGTAACTTGACCGATTAAGTTTTCATTTTCTGCTTTACCATAATCAAATTTTTGTACACCTAAATAATTTTTTAAATTTAAATGATCTATTTTAATAGATGTAATATTTTTTTCTATTAGAATAGTTTTAACAGTTTTTCTACATAATGTAGATAATTCTCTTTCTAATCCTCTAACTCCTGATTCTCTAGTATAATATCTTATTATATCTATAATAGCTTTATTACTAATAAACAATTCTTGTTTTTTTAAACAATTACGATTAAATTGTTTTGGTAATAAATATTTTTTTGCTATACTTAACTTTTCATCTTCAGTATAACCTGTTATTTTAATAACTTCCATTCGATCTAAGAGAGGTAATGGTATATGTACAGAAGAATTAGAAGTAGCAACAAACATAACATTTGATAGATCATAATCTATTTCTAGATAATGATCATTAAAAGCAATATTTTGCTCTGGATCTAACACTTCTAATAATGCTGATGCAGGATCTCCTCTCATATCATATGAAATTTTATCTATTTCATCTAATAATAGTAATGGATTTTTTACTCCTGTTTTTGCCATTTTTTGGATAATTTTTCCAGGCATAGAACCAATATATGTTCTTCGATGTCCTCTTATTTCTCCTTCATCTTTTATACCTCCTAATGCTATTTTAATAAATTTACGTCCAGTTGCTCTTGCAATTGATTTTCCTAATGAAGTTTTTCCTACACCTGGTGGGCCTACTAAACATAAAATAGGACCTCTAATTTTATTAGATCTGTTTTGAACAGCTAAATATTCTAAAATATGTTCTTTTACAGATTCTAAACCAAAATGATCTTGATCTAATATTTTTTTTGCTTTACATAAATCTTTTTTTAATCTACTTTTTATATTCCATGGAATTTGTATCATCCATTCAATATATCCTCTAACAACTGTTGCTTCTGCTGACATAGGAGACATCATTTTTAATTTTCTTAATTCAGAGTATGTTTTTTCTTTTGCTTCTTTTGGCATTTTTACTAATTTTATTTTTTTTTTTAATATTTTATTTTCATCAGGATGTTCATCTATTTCTCCTAATTCTTTTTGAATAGCTTTTATTTGTTCATTTAAATAATATTCTCTTTGACTTTTTTCCATTTGTTTTTTAACTCTATTACGAATTTTTTTTTCTACTTGTAGTAAATCCATTTCAGATTCCATTATAGCCATTAAATATTCTAATCTTTCATTAACATTAGACATTTCTAGTATTAACTGTTTATTAGATAATTTTAAAGGCATATGAGCTGCTATAGTATCTGCTAATTTAGCAGCATCATCAATATTATTTAAAGAACCTAATACTTCTGGTGGAATTTTTTTATTTAATTTAGTATATCCTTCAAATTGATTAATAGCAGCTCTAATTAAAACCTCTTTTTCTTTAATTTCAAGAATAGGAGAAGATAAATACTCTATTTTAGCTGTAAAATAATTATCATTATCTGATAAAGTAGTTATATTTGCTCGATATAATCCTTCTACTAATATCTTAACAGTACCATCTGGTAATTTTAACATTTGTAAAATAGATGTAATTGTTCCAACCGTAAATAAATCATTTGTTTTAGGATCATCATTAGATGCTTCTTTTTGAGCAACTAACATAACTTTTTTATCGTTTTTCATAGCAGCTTCTAAACAACGTATAGACTTATTTCTTCCAATAAACAAAGGGATTACCATATAAGGATATACAACTACATCACGTAATGGTAAAACAGGGATTATAATATTTTCTGAATTCTCAGAATTCATAGATTTCTCTCTTTATTATTATAATACGTTAAAAATATATTTTTATATATATAACAAAAATTAATTAATATTTTTTTTTAAAAATTATTTTTTTTATATTCT
Proteins encoded in this region:
- the lon gene encoding endopeptidase La, which gives rise to MNSENSENIIIPVLPLRDVVVYPYMVIPLFIGRNKSIRCLEAAMKNDKKVMLVAQKEASNDDPKTNDLFTVGTITSILQMLKLPDGTVKILVEGLYRANITTLSDNDNYFTAKIEYLSSPILEIKEKEVLIRAAINQFEGYTKLNKKIPPEVLGSLNNIDDAAKLADTIAAHMPLKLSNKQLILEMSNVNERLEYLMAIMESEMDLLQVEKKIRNRVKKQMEKSQREYYLNEQIKAIQKELGEIDEHPDENKILKKKIKLVKMPKEAKEKTYSELRKLKMMSPMSAEATVVRGYIEWMIQIPWNIKSRLKKDLCKAKKILDQDHFGLESVKEHILEYLAVQNRSNKIRGPILCLVGPPGVGKTSLGKSIARATGRKFIKIALGGIKDEGEIRGHRRTYIGSMPGKIIQKMAKTGVKNPLLLLDEIDKISYDMRGDPASALLEVLDPEQNIAFNDHYLEIDYDLSNVMFVATSNSSVHIPLPLLDRMEVIKITGYTEDEKLSIAKKYLLPKQFNRNCLKKQELFISNKAIIDIIRYYTRESGVRGLERELSTLCRKTVKTILIEKNITSIKIDHLNLKNYLGVQKFDYGKAENENLIGQVTGLAWTEVGGELLTIETVCIPGKGKLTYTGSLGEVMQESIQTALTVVKARTKKLNINTEFYKNIDIHVHVPEGATPKDGPSAGISMCTALVSSLTNNPVKANVAMTGEITLRGQVLAIGGLKEKLLAAHRGGINIVLIPEQNKKNLEDIPRNIITDLKILTVKNIEEVLLLALQNKPY